In the genome of Arachis stenosperma cultivar V10309 chromosome 6, arast.V10309.gnm1.PFL2, whole genome shotgun sequence, the window CAAAAAATCCCTTTTTTTTAGAATCTTCCGCCCTTTTAATAAACTCCTCCAAGTCCATGAAGGATTGTAGCCAGCATCAGCTTTTAAGAATGAAGAATGTCTAAAATACCTGCTTCTGAATACTTTAGTCACTAGTGAATTCGGTCTGATCATCAATCTCCATTCCTGTTTTTTTAGCATGGCAAGATTAAAAGCTTTTGGGTCCTTAAACCTCaatcctttttcattttttagtcTACACAGTATGTCCCACTTAATCCAGTGAAGTCTCCTTTCTCTTTATTTCTGCCCCCACCAAAATTGCATGAGCAGTCTCTGGATTTCGTCTATAAAAATTTCAAACAGTTTAAAGCAGCCCAAAGTGTATATCGGGATAGCCGTATCCACTGATTTAATTAGAACTTCACGACCACTGACCGACGGTAACAATCTTTTTCAGTGCTGTATTGCAACTTTATCTTTGACATAAGCAAATGTTGCTTTTTttatttctggattgttgttGGTAAACCCAAATATTTGTCTTGAGCGCCAACATTCGTGACTTGAAGAATGGTTGCAAAGGTTTCCCTCTCTGATTGCGGTGTATTCCGACTGAAAAACACAGTAAATTTATTCAGGTTCACCTCCTGGCCACTAATACTATTGTATTCATTCAACACCTGCATTATATTTTGGCATGCTTGAGAATTTGTTTTGCTAAAAATTATAGCATCATCTGCAAAAAATAAATGCCTGATAGTAGGACAACTACTGTTTAATCTGAGCCCGACAATATCATTATTCTATTCTCTTCTGTGCAGCAAATGGGAGAGTTCCTCTGCGCAAAGAATGAAAAGATAGGGTGAAAGAGGATCCCCTTGTCAGAGACCTCTTGCAGGTTTAAAGAAACCTTTAGGTTGACCATCTACAGTAACAGAATAGGAAACAGTAGTTACACACTCCTTCATTCATCCTATCCACTGATCACAAAACCCTAATTAACTCATAACCTTCCATAGGAAGCACCATTCCACCCTGTCATATGCTTTACTCATGTTGAATTTTAAAGCTAGATACCAGtcaccaaattttttattcttcagAAAATGCATATACTCATGTGCTATTAGGACATTGTCATTAATCAACCACCCTTTTATGAATGCACTCTAGTTATCGCTGATCACCCGATTCATTATAAATTGCATGTATCAAGACCTTCGAAATAATTTTATAGAAGACTGAGCTTAAACTGATAGGTTGTACCTGTGACATGGTAGCAGCTTCAGGTATTTTAGGAATAAGACAAATGAGTGTATGATTGAAAGACCTCAACATTCTTCCGCCTGAGAAAAAACTAGTGACTGCTTTTATAATATCTTCTTTAATAGTATCCCAAAAGAATTGATAGAATTTTGCCGTAAAACCATCGTCTCTTGGGGCTGAGAAGGAGTTGATTGAAAAGACTGCCCTCTTAATCTCCTGCTCATTAATTGGTCTTGTAAGGACCCAATTGTTCTGTCTAAATACCTTCTTTCTCATTGTTGAGAGCAATGAATTCGGGTTAACGGAGGACCTCGAACTGAACAGTGTCTCAAAGTATTGTTGTGCTGTCCTCCAAATTCCTTCTAGAGCAGAGTGCACTTCCCTTGCTTCATCTTCAAATTTCTGTATTCTGTTGTTCTTATTTCTCATTTGCGCTCTTGAGTGAAAATACTTCGTATTTTGATTATCATATTTTAGCCATTGCTCTCTTACTTTCTCTTTTCAATAACGTTCTTTATTTAGGTAGGTCTCTGTAAATTTTTCTTCTAAATCCTTAATACAAAAATTGTCTGCATATTGTGCTTtgcttttttcttcttttatcatTTGTTTAAACTTCTGGATCTGTTTTAGTGAATTATTGCCGAGTTATTGTTGCCAATCAACAAGGAGATGCCTTAAACTTTGTGTAAAGATGGAACATAAGTGAGCCTTCTATAGATATTTTTCATATGTCTTTTTATAATCTGTCCAACAATCTCATTATCACACTACCTCTCCTAAAACATAAATCTTCTCTTAAATTTCCGTTACTCTATTTCTGATTCAAACATCAGTGGTCTATGATCAAAATCTTGATCATTTAAGTGGAAGATCAGCATGATAATTGTGTGCTGACATATCACTAACATgtgataattatttattataacaAGTGTTAGTAATATGTTAGTATGGATTGCAAtattaatatttgattttatttctaatattttaatatattattttagttatatctttaaataaatcaacatataataattttacaCTTATCTGTTAGTGGAATTTGGATTCTTTCATTTTAGATTttactttaaattaaaaaatataattttttatgatttattttataaatataattaaaaaaatataaaaaaatatttaaaaataaaaaattatattttattctctcacataatttaaattttagaagatCTAAATTTCTGTGAGTGATGCATCGATAATTGCTACGCATCATTGACAAGTAGACATAACATTGTTAATTAACATATGAAATCACAAAAAGCAGCTTAGACAATATTAGGAAGCCGTCTTTgtatttttatcatttatttactaaatttttttttatcattatcaATAATTACTGTAGATAGTGATGGTCTGacggaaaaaaaaatattggtaaaaatttttataaaaatatcgtattgtaagtatagttttaaattaacaattaaaCTTTAATTAACGTTTAGATTGTTTGTTACTTAAGcaaatccaataaaattaaTCGAAGTATTTAAATTTCGAGTCGTCTCTCAAAAGAATTACAGGAAAGTGTAgtttattattgattatgaaaaaatatatttttgggATTTTGTAATAAAAAGCAAAGAAGtaaaatgacaagaaaataaactaataactaaaaaaaCTCTTAGCAAGGAGAGAGAATTGAaattcctatcctcattatcattttCAATTGTGATGGTTGcctttcacttagttaacctctaacaatgaaggaaagtcaagtgagcaaaatcaacttaacttcacaagtcctaatcaaagactagatttagtgaagtctaagccaactagcaaatttcaatcaccaatcaacaaaacaattttgataactcaagagtctctaattgatcaatccaagttaagaacataaaaatctattttaaaatccaaccaaaatattttatcaaacacttggaaggcacaaaataaaagtataGAAAAGTAACAAGAAATAGTAAAATCTAAGATTAACAAATGTAAGGAATCAATAACCAACAATTAAAGAAAGAAGtaataaacatgaaatacctcaaattgcattaaaagaaaattgaatctaataagaagagttcataaactaaattgggaaaataaagaaatcaacAAGTGAAGATAAACTAAGATACTAAAACAATAAAAGGtagaagaaaactaaattaaagcaagATAAAATTCTGAAGCTAAGAAGAAATAAgactaaaaaccctaaaacctagagagaggagagagcctctctctctagaaacctacatctaaatcctaatGTGTGTAAAAGTGAATGAATGAAAAGTTCGAATGATTGAATGATCAGCACCACTCCCCAGCCTCTTGTCTTCAATTTCGGACCTAAAACTAGGTTAaaagcagcccagaaatcgcccccaacaTTTTTTGTTAATTGCAGCACGTGGCATTCCTCAAGCATACGCGTTAgccacgcgtccgcatcattTGGACATTGGCTCAGTTACGCGTATGCGTCAGCCATGTGTGCGCGTGGATACCAGCTCCTAAaaacttcaatttcttgtattccttccacttttgcatgcttcctttccatcctctaagccattcctaccctataaactctgaaaacacttaacacacgagTCATgacatcgaatgataataaaagaggattaaaaATTAGTGATTTTAAGGCTtaggaagcatgttttcaatcatagcacaaaattaggaaggaaactttaaaaacatgcaatttacatgaataagtgtgagaatagttgacaaaattcactcaattcagtataaaataaaccataaaatattAGCTTATCATGGACtcagaaaattttaaaagtggTGGGAACaaaaatatatgtattaaaataaattttgttaaacattattaattagacgaagatataaaaattaaaaagagttaGCAAATACTTTCATTCTTAAAATActattcattatatataatttataaaaaagatttttttatttctaaaatttgaacttaaaatattttaattaaattatagataacttattattctaactaatttttttatacacatttaataataaaagactgAACTAATGGGCACATTAGCACTTAATGATATActagtatttataatttgaattagaattatatataaatactagaaaaattaaatttgtatatgaaaagtatgtttatataaaataatagaaacataatttacaatttttttatttttttcttttaaaataattaaatttattatatattttttaatttaattttgatataatgttAGATGAAAGATTTTATGCATCTGTTTAATTAtgtattgaaattaaaatatttttccattattatttctaaaaataaaaaaatatattctaaattagtaaattaatcaattcattttaaaatttaatatgcAACATAGGTACATATAAtagaacaaaaaattaaaaaaagtaataaggatgaataaattgagaaaaaaataaaatatataaagtcatgaagaaaataaaacattagattaatacctaaattataattgtttgaattaaaatttgtaattgaaaatatcaaaaagagaAACAATGAAATTGGAAGATACATAGAGTCATGGAGAGTTATATAAAAAAGAAtggagaatttaaaatttatcttttgtTGAAGAGAAGATGACCACTAGACAaggaatagaaaaagaagggtgaaaatataaaaataagatttaagGGAATAGAGGAGTGACGACACAAAACCAAAATTTGATTATGTAAACCCCgattaattagtaaataattagtcaataaattaatttttaataaggaagattagaaatgtgaatattatatcaaattaggatagagctcatcaaaacgagaattttgacactaatttcgaaAAAATCGGTCTAAAATTGGACCGAACAGGCTAAACCGGTTCAACCGGGTCCAAACCGGACCAGCCTTTTAAGTGAGCCTAAAGCCTTTCTCTTCTCCACTTCAGCAGCACGAAGCTTTCAGCATCGAGGAGAGGAGAAACGAGAAAAAACTCCCAACCCTTACGCTACTttccaaattccataatttCTCTGTCCGAGCTCcaatcgccgcaccgtttgcggccatgCGTTCACCGCGTCGATCTCTACATTTCTACCGgaacaatttcataggtaacCCTCTATTTTATCTCAGCCTCTTCTTCCCCAATTTTTGGAAAATTAGTGGAGATATTGAATTTCTTTGTTctttgatgttttaggatccaattagcttgagaaaaacgttcactcttgcttatgtgaagcttgggtaaggtgaggatacgataattctattttattttctttgaatttaagctttgagtattaaattggatatatatgtgttatgaatgtgtattaggttgtgaataaataattggagcttgaaattgtgaatattggaacttggaggaagctgattagttgaattttgaaggGGTGCCTTGGTTTTAAATAATTTGCTTTGGTCGTTATgtggaaatcggccaaggtatggtttaggtttcttgcatttaatatataatgttctgtgaaaacttaggctagacgaccataggataagttggaatgcaggtgtatgtttaatgtttagtaatttgtcgatgaatatatttggttggagtttattggataattagttattaattttggatggtgaatgttattatattaatttggagagaattatggttgaatgttattgttgatgaacatGGTTAGTTTGGTACTTGTTGATTAACTAATGATttggtgaattattgatttgaggtatAACTATTGTGGAGGTTGTTGTGATAATGAGGTATTTTGAGTTAGAAGCCTAGGATTAGTGAATTATGATctttagttgaattttggttgttgaatttgaatattgtatgagtaTAATTGTTGATCTAAGGTAGACTTATTGTGGTGACTgttatgatgatgaggaagggtatgttgaattgaaaagaaagcaggttttgacccgaaaagggtggcaaattccgagttttagaggagatgctgctgaaattttataaaagttagagattttgtttatatgattatttaaaagAGAATTAGACTTAAAGGGTATATGGTTTGATTTTaagttattaagaaaatgagtatgtttttaAGTTTGAAGTTTAATTCATTTAGAAAAGGataaattatgttttgaattggaactATTGATGGACGGAATGGGAGATGTGACGatgaaggataaggattgaatatgtttgatgtatgatgatgaatgagatgTAATTGAGAAAAATGTgaatgttgatgaattataattgaattatttatatggcatatgaatttgaataatctgagatacgagattccctggatcaaatgccgtggcttgccaccatgtgtaccaggttgaaaactcgatactctgttgaccctacgacgtaagtgtgaccgggcactatataaattcccgggaatgttacccccattgagcaatattgattatttgagataaagctatgcatagactcttggggatgtacgtcgggggacagtctaaggacaattcagacttgtcgggttggctggataaccgacagataagcctcatcagccataggacaggcatgcatcatatgcatactactacaattacttgcttgtgtattaactgggtgtgcctaaatgtacttgccatgttaaatgtatatttgttatctgcagtacttgtaaccttcttgtgcttgCCTTTATCTGTTTagttgtttgtgaaaatgcatGATGGAGTTGGAGGTAAGGAGGAATGGCAGAATGGGATttagatttaaggttaagttaagttagatttaaatatccttagtaaaccaccttttatggcttctgtttaatactttaagctctacaatctgagtgtcggcgttctaggattgcctctggcattcccaggaccttatatattatgtgtgtggcacttttaccatactgagaacctccggttctcattccatactatgttgttgtttttcagatgcaggtcgagaggcatctcgttaggcgtctagactcttgaagcggagtggttactgggttactttgttatgctatgatgtatatttatgtatttagctttctctccacataacttattcttttttatcctcCTAGAGGTGTATGGAGAGGCAGGattttgtttatgtacatttgggttttggatatgtttatatatgtatatatatgtgtgtatattctccggccagtcttgacttcgcaggctgagtcaggagctcgttattttgtatctttgactCTCTTTTCCTATTTTGGGTTACTTTACACTTGACAGCTGTGGCTTTCTTAGCATGCAAGTTATCTCATTTCTCGAGTGTTGCGCTTTTATATTCgcgatttttattttctctattcttcaaggctccttgtatattataattcttctgctattatatgtactcattttattttagaggtcgtaataccacaccacctctgttttacgacttaagcgtaaagcttagtgtggtagggtgttacattatggtatcagagcagttcgttcctatagagcctgaaaGACGGACTGATTGTACTTAtgtgcattctctgtatatgtgtttatgtgctattaggatatctgaCTGATATATATGGCATAAACGTCtgtgagcatgcatttggaactTAAAGCATTAGACctgcgatattgagactgatcaacttaatatcacttGTTTAGTGTGTATAAGGACCAGATGTCGACTCGCGGACGCGGTCACGGGTGAGGTAGAGGTAGGATAGGCACCGTTACTCCTGGTTTGGCAGGGAATGATCTAGTAGGATTTATGGCTGCTATGGGAAATATGGCTGCAGCTATGCAGGCAAAAGCTGAGGTGTTGGGTAACCAGATAAATCAGAGTAATCATGGGAACAATAATGATGAGGACGGTCCTATGACACTTGCTATATTTCTGAAAGTTCACCCTCCGACTTTTAGAGGAACCTCAAATCCCACTGATGCAGATAATTGGATTCAGGCTATGGAATGGACATTGCAGGCCCAACAAGTTCCTGAAGAGCAATGAGTTGAATTAGGAACTTATCAGTTGCAAGGCGAGGCTCAAAATTGGTGGTAGGGAATACGACATATCCTGCAGGAAGATGATGCTGGGATAACTGGGAGGTTGGTTATCTAAGAATCATGTTTTACTTGATTGTTTTGAGAAGTCAGTACAGTTTATGCCGGAAGGGTCAGAAGCGCCGATTGTGGTGAATAGTTATTATTTGAATTCTATGATAGTAAACTGTTCTGGAACTGAATGTCAGGGTATTATGTTATTAACTGCGGGAGTATCAGGTGATGATCAGAGTTTAGAGCAGATTTCGGTTGTATGTGAATTTCCAGATGTGTTTCCGAATGATATTAATGAATtcccacctaaccgagaggttgaatTTGCAATCGAGTTGGTGCCTGGAGCCGGTCCGATTTCGATtactccttataggatgtcaccttTAGAAATGGCTGAATTGAAAGCTCAGCTGGAAGATTTGTAGGGTAAGCATTTCATCcgaccaagtgtttctccgTGGGGAGCAGCAGTGTTActagtaaagaagaaagatgggaatATGCGGTTGTGTGTCGACTATCGGCAATTGAATAAGATCACTATGAAGAATAAATATCCGTTGCCTAGAATCAATGATCTAATGGATCAGTTACAGGGTGCCAGTGTGTTTTCTAAGATTGAcctgcgatccggttatcatcAGATATAAGTTAGAGACGAGGATATTCCAAAAACTGCTTTTAGGACGCGTTATGGTCATTATGAGTATACAGTGATGTCTTTTGGGTTAACTAATGCCCCGGCAGTATTTATGGATTATATTAACAGGATTTTCCGACTATATCTGGACATGTTTGAtattgtcttcattgatgataTTCTTGTTTATTCTAAGACTGAAGAGGAGCATGCTGATCACTTGCGAACTGTACTGCAAATTCTGAGAGACAGAAAGTTGTATACTAAGTTATCTAAATGCGAGTtctggaagagtgaggtgaagtttcttggccacgtggtgagtaagcaGGGAATAGCTATGGATCCTGCTAAGATGGAAGCAGTGATGAATTGGGAGCAACCAACTTCAGTGATAGAGATAAGGAGTTTCCTAGGTTTGGCAGGGTATTATCGCAGATTCATTAAGGAATTTTCACAGCTCGCCTTACCTTTAACTAAATTGACTAGGAAGGATACGCTTTTTATCTGGACTCCGGAATGTGAAGAGAGTTTCCAAGCATTGAAGCACAGGTTGACTATTGCACCTGTATTGGTATTACCTGAACCAAATGAACCGTTTGAAGTGTATTGTGATGTATCTCTGAAAGGTTTGGAGTGCGTTCTAATGCAGCACCAGAATGTTGTAGCATACGCCCCACGGAAATTAAGGCCGCATGAAATGAACTATCCGACACATGATTTGGAACTTGCTTCTGTTGTGTTTGCTTTAAAAGATTTGGAGGCATTATCTTTATGGCGTTAAGTTTCATGTTTTCTCAGACCATAAGAGTTTGAAGTATCTTTTTGAGCAGAAAGAGTTGAATATGCGTCAGAGGAGATGGATAGAGCTTCTGAAagattatgattttgaattgaattatgatCCAAGAAAAGCGAACATTGTGGCGGATGCTTTGAGTCGGAAGTCTTTATatgcagcttggatgatgctacGGGAGGAAGAGTTACTGAAAGCATTTCAAGGTTTGAATTTGAGAGTTAGAGAAGAATTTGGAATTATATGTTTGAGTCAGTTGCAGATTTCAAGTGATTTTAAATCAGAACTTTTGAAGGCTCATCGAGATAGTGAAGCATTACGTAAGGTATTACCAGCAGTTGAACAGGGGAAGCAGTGGAGAGTGTCAGAAGGTCAGGATGGTTTATGGAGGTTCAAGAACCAGATTATTGTGCCTAATGTTGGAGACCTGCGACAAAGTATCTTGAAGGAAGCTCATAAGAACGGATTCTCAATTCATCCAGGGAGTACCAAAATATATCAAGATCTGGAAGCGGTGTTCTGGTGGCCAGGGATGAGGAATGATGTGGCATTACATGTATCTAAATGTTTAACGTGTCAGAAGGTTAAGATTGAGCATCAGAGACCATCAGGAACCCTTCAGCCTTtggagattccacaatggaaatgAGAAAGTAGCgcaatggattttgtgataTGTTTGTCTAGAACCCGATTTGGTTGTGACGCTATTTGGGTGGTTGTGGATCGACTGACAAAATCAGCTCATTTTCTTCCTATCCGAATAAGTTGCACAATGGAGGAATTAGCTCGAATGTATATTAAAGAGATTGTCAGGTTACATGGCGTGCCTTCTACTATTATATCTGACAGAGATTCTCGTTTTACATCAAGGTTCTGGGGAGCTTTtcagcatgcatttgggactcaGTTAAGCTTGAGTACTGCGTATCACCCTCAGACAGATGGTCAGTCAGAGAGAACTATTCAGACCTTGGAGGATATGCTAagggcttgtgttttggaccagcCAGCGAGCTGGGATTGGTATATGCCATTAATAGAATTTGCTTATAATAATAgctatcatgcgagcattggaatggctccaTATGAAGCTCTGTATGGCAGAAAATGTCAATCTTCATTGTGTTGGTATGAAACTAGAGAAAAAAGTTTGTTAGGGCCTGAGATGATagctgaaactactcaacagaTAAAGAAGATTCGTAGTCGAATGCTTATAGCCCAAAGCCGCCAGAAGAGCTATGCtgatcaaaggcgaaagcctTTGGAATTCGAAGAAGGAGAACGTGTCTTTCTGAAAGTTACACCAACCACTGGAGTGGGAAGATCTATTAAGACTAAGAAACTGAATCCCTGTTATATTGGACCCTTTGAGATTCTAAAGAGGATTGGGGCAGTGGCTTATAGAATTGCCTTATCGCCATATCTTTCAAATTTGCACGACGTATTTTATGTGTCTCAGCTTAGGAAGTACACTCTTGACGCAAGTCATATTCTAAAACCAGAACCAATCCAAGTAAGAGAAGATCTAACACTTCCAGTAGCCCCAGTAAGAATTGATGACACCAATGTTAAACGATTACGAGGAAGAGAAGTATCATTGGTAAAAGTAGCTTGGAGTTGAACTGGTATTGAGAAACATACCTGGGAACTCGAATCAAATATGCGAAAGGACTATCCACACCTCTTTTCAGGTAACTAGATCtgaattttgagggcaaaattctttgttaggtgggtagaatgtaaaccccgattaattagtaaataattagtcaataaattaatttttaataaggaagattagaaatgcgaatattatatcaaattaggatagagctcatcaaaacgagaattttgacactaatttcgaaGAAATCGGTCTAAAATTGGACCGAACAGGCTAAACCGGTTCAACCGGACCAGCCTTTTAAGTGAGCCTAAAGCCTTTCTCTTCTCCACTTCAGCAGCACGAAGCTTTCAGCATCTAGGAGAGGAGAAACGAGAAAAAACTCCCAACCCTTACGCTActtttcaaattccataatttctccgtccgagctccaatcgccgcaccgtttgcggccatgCGTTCACCGCGTCGATCTCTACATTTCTACCGGAACAATGTCATAGGTAACCCTCTATTTTATCTCAGCCTCTTCTTCCCCAATTTTTGGAAAATTAGTGGAGATATTGAATTTCTTTGTTCTTTGAtattttaggatccaattagcttgagaaaaacgttcactcttgcttatgtgaagcttgggtaaggtgaggatacgataattcttttttattttctttgaatttgagctttgagtattaaattggatatatatgtgttatgaatgtgtattaggttgtgaataaataattggagcttgaaattgtgaatattggaacttggaggaagctgattagttgaattttgaaggggtgccttggttttaaataatttgctttggtcgttacgtggaaatcggccaaggtatggtttagatttcttgcatttaatatataatgttctgtgaaaacttaggctagacgaccataggataagttggaatgcaggtgtatgtttaatgtttagtaatttatcgatgaatatatttggttgaagtttattggataattagttattaattttggatggtgaatgttattatattaatttggagagaattatggttgaatgttattgttgatgaacatggttggtttggtgcttgttgattaactaatgattttgtgaattattgatttgaggtatAACTATTGTGGAGGTTGTTGTGATAATGAGGTATCTTGTTT includes:
- the LOC130934711 gene encoding uncharacterized mitochondrial protein AtMg00860-like — protein: MSFGLTNAPAVFMDYINRIFRLYLDMFDIVFIDDILVYSKTEEEHADHLRTVLQILRDRKLYTKLSKCEFWKSEVKFLGHVVSKQGIAMDPAKMEAVMNWEQPTSVIEIRSFLGLAGYYRRFIKEFSQLALPLTKLTRKDTLFIWTPECEESFQALKHRLTIAPVLVLPEPNEPFEVYCDVSLKGLECVLMQHQNVVAYAPRKLRPHEMNYPTHDLELASVVFALKDLEALSLWR